In the Pseudoliparis swirei isolate HS2019 ecotype Mariana Trench chromosome 21, NWPU_hadal_v1, whole genome shotgun sequence genome, one interval contains:
- the LOC130211881 gene encoding alpha-2 adrenergic receptor, with protein sequence MDSFNASGMDAFTVIHLNSTWSLDSGYSLGAIASIAALVSFLILFTVVGNILVVIAVLTSRALKAPQNLFLVSLATADILVATLVMPFSLANELMGYWYFGNVWCGIYLALDVLFCTSSIVHLCAISLDRYWSVTQAVEYNLKRTPKRVKCIIIIVWLISAFISSPPLLSIDSNASMSSQPQCELNDDTWYILSSSIASFFAPCVIMVLVYIRIYQVAKTRTRTMSGKNLRPDGVTQTENEMSKATSPYHRERENGHCQCPPTPSQRTVTVGHQTKDADMESSSSEGKGHKKSQQEDSKAAKRAGQKKSSKQSTRISRVSHKSMDLFTSRRKRRRSSLSRKKASQAREKRFTFVLAVVMGVFVVCWFPFFFSYSLYGVCRDSCKIPDPLFKFFFWLGYCNSSLNPAIYTIFNRDFKRAFQKILCKSWKKSF encoded by the coding sequence ATGGATTCGTTTAACGCCAGCGGAATGGACGCGTTCACGGTGATCCATCTGAATTCCACCTGGAGTCTGGACAGTGGCTATTCTTTAGGAGCGATAGCCAGCATTGCTGCTCTCGTAAGTTTTCTCATTCTTTTCACCGTTGTTGGGAATATTCTGGTGGTTATCGCGGTGTTGACGAGCAGGGCGCTGAAAGCCCCGCAGAACCTTTTTCTGGTGTCCCTGGCCACTGCGGACATCCTGGTCGCCACTCTGGTGATGCCGTTTTCCCTGGCAAACGAACTTATGGGATACTGGTATTTTGGAAATGTTTGGTGCGGCATTTATTTGGCGTTGGATGTTTTGTTCTGCACTTCGTCGATTGTTCACCTGTGCGCAATCAGCCTGGACCGCTATTGGTCCGTTACGCAGGCTGTAGAGTACAACCTGAAGCGGACTCCCAAACGCGTCAAGTGCATCATCATAATTGTGTGGCTCATATCTGCTTTCATCTCATCTCCACCACTCCTATCTATAGACAGCAACGCGAGTATGAGCTCTCAGCCTCAGTGCGAGCTGAATGATGACACTTGGtacatcctctcctccagcatCGCGTCCTTTTTCGCCCCGTGCGTAATCATGGTGCTGGTGTATATCAGAATATACCAAGTGGCcaaaaccagaaccagaaccatgtCGGGAAAAAATCTCAGGCCAGATGGTGTTACTCAAACTGAGAATGAAATGAGCAAAGCCACCTCCCCTTACCACCGCGAGAGAGAGAACGGTCACTGTCAGTGCCCGCCCACGCCCAGCCAACGCACCGTCACCGTGGGCCACCAGACTAAGGACGCAGACATGGAGAGCTCCTCCTCGGAGGGCAAAGGTCATAAAAAAAGCCAGCAGGAGGATTCCAAGGCAGCCAAGAGGGCCGGCCAGAAGAAGAGCTCCAAACAGTCCACACGCATCTCCAGAGTCAGTCACAAATCCATGGACCTCTTCACCTCCAGGAGGAAACGCCGCCGGAGCTCCCTATCCAGGAAGAAGGCCTCTCAAGCCAGGGAAAAGAGGTTTACTTTTGTGTTGGCTGTGGTCATGGGGGTGTTTGTCGTGTGCTGGTTCCCCTTTTTCTTCAGCTACAGCCTGTACggtgtgtgcagggactcctGTAAGATCCCCGACCCGCTCTTTAAATTCTTCTTCTGGCTCGGCTACTGTAACAGCTCCCTCAACCCGGCCATCTACACCATCTTCAACCGGGACTTCAAACGCGCCTTCCAGAAAATCCTCTGCAAGTCGTGGAAAAAGTCCTTTTAG